From Candidatus Bathyarchaeota archaeon:
CTCTTTCGTATACGAGCTTATGGAGATAATGGTCAAGGGTGAAACCAGGTTCTTCGAGGGGGTGAACATACCCAACGAGGGCTGCATAGAGGGGCTTCCCGACGAGGCCGTGGTGGAGATACCTGCGATGGTGAGCCCGCTCGGGTTCAAGGGGATCCACGTAGGCCGTTTACCTAAGGGCGTCGAAGCCATACTACAGCAGAGGATAGCCCAGCAGGAGCTTACCGTAGAGGCGGCTCTAACTGGCGATAAGCAGCTCGCGGTTCAGGCGTTAGCCCTAGACCCGATGGTCCCAACGCTCGAGGTTGCTAAGAAGCTCGTAGAGGACTACCTCGAAGTCCACAAACAGTATCTTCCACAGTTTCAGAAATAGCTTAAACCTTATTCCTCTATTTCTATTCGTGAAGTCCCCTCTCTTCGACGTATGCCGTGAATAGAACAGCCGTAACGATTCCTAAGACGCCGGCTGTCCAGAACGGTACGGTATAGCCTGTTAAAGTATAGCCCAATACATCGAACGACATGGTAGCGCATATTCTCGTGAGATAGCCGCCTGCGATCGAACCTGCGAAAACCCCCGTGTTGAAGAACAACTGCTGTAGCCCGAATATGCTGCCTCTCACGTTTTCGGGGGCTAGGTCGGCTTGTAGAGCCCTCATTATCGGGGATGAGAATCCGAAGATCAAGCTTATCAGCAGCCCGAATACGGTTAGAGAGATGTAGTCTCTGGCCAGGGGCATGAGGAAGAACGACGCCCGCCCTATGAAGTAGCCTGCGGCTACGAAGGGTTTTCTCCTCTTCGCCCGGTCACTCAAGTATCCGCCTAACAGCGTCGCAGGTAGAGCTACGAACGAGAACGCCGAGAAGAACAACCCTATGAACAGAGGGTCCTTCGCTATCTCCTCGATTATGTAGACGATAGCTGCGGTTTGAAGTATACCTATCGCTAAGCCGTTGATCAAACCGTTAACGTATATCACTCTGAGGCTCCGAGCGACCTTGGTAGGTAGCCTCCCCAGCACCGCTAAGACCTCCTTAAACCCTTCGCCGACGCTTCCCTGCTCCTCCCCGCCGATGCCTCTCCTCGAATGGGAAGGTAGAAACAGGAGCGTAATCGTAGAAATAAGACATGAGACGGCTAGAAAGACTATGGGCGATTTTAAGGCTAAAACTACGTCGGCTTTCCCGAAAAAGCTCACGTAAAACTTGTACACCGCGACGCCTATGCTCGGTCCTAAAACCTCCGCTATGAGCATGGAGGATGAGTATACAGAGATCGCCCTACCCCTCGACCACCTAGGCGTTATATCGGCTAAGTAAGCCTCTGCCACAGGCCAAACCATACCAGATGCTGCTCCCTGAAGACCCCTGAAAAATATGAAAAGCAGAAGGTCGTTCGATAGCACGAAGCCGAGGGAAGACGCAAAGTACATAGCCATACCGAGTAGGATGGTCTTTTTCCTCCCTAAAACGTCGCTTACGACGCCTATTATGGC
This genomic window contains:
- a CDS encoding MFS transporter codes for the protein MSMSLTGRRYLIAVALLLAASFVINLGFSALSPVFPYLILALKGVLKELPELTKRAIEAHKGAVELGLLTAVFMVVRAPTAAIIGVVSDVLGRKKTILLGMAMYFASSLGFVLSNDLLLFIFFRGLQGAASGMVWPVAEAYLADITPRWSRGRAISVYSSSMLIAEVLGPSIGVAVYKFYVSFFGKADVVLALKSPIVFLAVSCLISTITLLFLPSHSRRGIGGEEQGSVGEGFKEVLAVLGRLPTKVARSLRVIYVNGLINGLAIGILQTAAIVYIIEEIAKDPLFIGLFFSAFSFVALPATLLGGYLSDRAKRRKPFVAAGYFIGRASFFLMPLARDYISLTVFGLLISLIFGFSSPIMRALQADLAPENVRGSIFGLQQLFFNTGVFAGSIAGGYLTRICATMSFDVLGYTLTGYTVPFWTAGVLGIVTAVLFTAYVEERGLHE